In Bombus fervidus isolate BK054 chromosome 13, iyBomFerv1, whole genome shotgun sequence, a single genomic region encodes these proteins:
- the LOC139993543 gene encoding calcium-independent phospholipase A2-gamma isoform X1 — MTRNVIKYYHSVKHYQRFLLLSRQLTDSATGKGYSGSVNKNKLLNRLNTLWKIKMSMQNHSKLLSQLKDYLNKAGYDKNLQTIFSKYWLDFLQRVTYSQINTLKKLSALEFSKHMNNNKDLDTKQGDDSKIEKEKVILNAPEEETLTTSSVQYKKQIHEDNIRESKLQNKAVSRIISEFLGALIFNSVQSKTARLVVPPKWKVNIHKNIPKHSIASRTNHVLNTIITAESTASRWRRIEDLLAHIDQYPEARHYAIKGGAIRVLLKTRQKVKDEQTKASIREALAVLGYTEPLPGRGIRILSIDGGGVRGVLVIEMLKKLEQLTGKKTHELFDYICGVSTGAILAAALGGHKRKSLFQISELYKELSTEVFTQSAIKGTSNLVWSHGYYDTALWEKLLKENIGDKVLIKTVHDPAAPKFSAISAVVNQERVMAYVFRNYTLPHRVESIYLGSHKHKLWEAIRASAAAPSYFEEFKCGGYLHQDGGILVNNPCAVALHEAKELWPNNPIHCVVSFGTGRTPNQIYDNSKTTEIAISSWKDKFYKILDSATDTEAVHIMLNDLLPEDVYFRFNPYLTEMLSMVEIRPEKINQLEQDARMYIRRNEEKFQKAAEVLLQKRKLQQKIMDWVTLQRKVSGL; from the exons ATGACacgaaatgttataaaatattatcacaGTGTGAAACATTATCAAAGGTTTCTCCTTTTATCAAG ACAGTTGACAGATAGTGCTACGGGTAAAGGTTATAGTGGaagtgttaataaaaataaattattaaatcgttTAAATACTTTGTGGAAAATAAAGATGTCCATGCAAAATCACTCGAAGCTTTTATCGCAACTGAAAGATTATTTGAACAAAGCTGgttatgataaaaatttacaaactaTCTTCTCTAAATATTGGTTAGATTTTCTACAAAGAGTAACATATTCAcaaataaatactttgaagAAGTTGTCAGCGCTTGAATTTTCTAAacatatgaataataataaagatttaGATACGAAACAAGGCGACGAtagtaaaatagaaaaagagaaggtaATATTGAATGCTCCAGAAGAAGAGACATTAACTACCAGCTCTGTTCAATATAAAAAA CAAATTCATGAAGATAATATACGTGAGAGTAAACTTCAAAACAAAGCAGTATCGCGAATTATTTCTGAGTTTCTTGGTGCACTGATATTtaattctgtacaaagtaaAACAGCCAGATTAGTCGTACCACCAAAGTGGAAAGTaaatattcacaaaaatatacCAAAACACAGTATCGCGTCTAGAACAAACCATGTCTTGAATACTATAATAACTGCTGAATCAACTGCTTCACGTTGGAGAAGGATCGAAGATTTATTAGCACACATTGATCAATATCCAGAAGCTAGACATTATGCGATTAAAGGAGGAGCAATAAGAGTATTGCTTAAAACTAGACAAAAGGTTAAAGATGAACAAACAAAAG CATCTATTAGAGAAGCATTAGCAGTATTGGGTTATACTGAACCATTGCCTGGCAGAGGTATTAGAATTCTTTCCATTGATGGTGGGGGTGTGCGTGGAGTATTAGTTATAGAAATGTTAAAGAAACTCGAGCAATTGACAGGCAAGAAAACTCATGAACTGTTTGATTACATATGTGGTGTGAGTACAGGAGCTATTCTTGCTGCTGCTTTAG GTGGACATAAACGAAAATCGTTGTTTCAAATATCTGAATTATACAAGGAACTAAGTACTGAAGTGTTTACTCAAAGTGCAATAAAAGGTACGAGTAATTTGGTATGGAGCCATGGATATTATGATACAGCGCTCTGGGAAAAATTACTAAAAGAGAATATAGGGGACAAAGTTCTTATAAAAACAGTTCATGATCCTGCTGCTCCAAAA ttttcagCTATATCTGCTGTTGTAAACCAAGAACGTGTAATGGCCTatgtatttagaaattatactTTACCTCATAGGGTCGAAAGTATATATTTAGGATCTCATAAACATAAATTGTGGGAAGCTATTAGAGCATCTGCAGCAGCGCCCAGTTATTTTGAAGAATTTAAATGTGGTGGATACCTTCATCAGGATGGAG GTATACTGGTAAATAATCCATGTGCAGTCGCATTACATGAAGCTAAAGAATTATGGCCAAATAATCCAATTCATTGTGTGGTTTCATTCGGAACTGGTCGCACGCCGAATCAAATTTATGACAACAGCAAAACGACAGAAATAGCGATTTCAAGTTGGAAAGacaagttttataaaattttggaTAGCGCGACTGATACCGAAG CTGTGCATATTATGTTGAACGATCTGCTGCCTGAAGACGTTTACTTCCGTTTCAATCCATATCTAACGGAGATGTTGTCGATGGTAGAAATACGTCCTGAGAAAATCAATCAACTAGAACAAGATGCAAGAATGTATATACGTAGAAATGAAGAAAAGTTTCAAAAAGCTGCTGAAGTTTTATTACAGAAGAGAAAACTCCAACAAAAAATCATGGATTGGGTTACATTACAAAGAAAAGTTTCAGGTCTATGA
- the LOC139993543 gene encoding calcium-independent phospholipase A2-gamma isoform X2 translates to MTRNVIKYYHSVKHYQRFLLLSRQLTDSATGKGYSGSVNKNKLLNRLNTLWKIKMSMQNHSKLLSQLKDYLNKAGYDKNLQTIFSKYWLDFLQRVTYSQINTLKKLSALEFSKHMNNNKDLDTKQGDDSKIEKEKVILNAPEEETLTTSSVQYKKQIHEDNIRESKLQNKAVSRIISEFLGALIFNSVQSKTARLVVPPKWKVNIHKNIPKHSIASRTNHVLNTIITAESTASRWRRIEDLLAHIDQYPEARHYAIKGGAIRVLLKTRQKVKDEQTKASIREALAVLGYTEPLPGRGIRILSIDGGGVRGVLVIEMLKKLEQLTGKKTHELFDYICGVSTGAILAAALGGHKRKSLFQISELYKELSTEVFTQSAIKGTSNLVWSHGYYDTALWEKLLKENIGDKVLIKTVHDPAAPKFSAISAVVNQERVMAYVFRNYTLPHRVESIYLGSHKHKLWEAIRASAAAPSYFEEFKCGGYLHQDGGILVNNPCAVALHEAKELWPNNPIHCVVSFGTGRTPNQIYDNSKTTEIAISSWKDKFYKILDSATDTEAVHIMLNDLLPEDVYFRFNPYLTEMLSMVEIRPEKINQLEQDARMYIRRNEEKFQKAAEVLLQKRKLQQKIMDWVTLQRKVSD, encoded by the exons ATGACacgaaatgttataaaatattatcacaGTGTGAAACATTATCAAAGGTTTCTCCTTTTATCAAG ACAGTTGACAGATAGTGCTACGGGTAAAGGTTATAGTGGaagtgttaataaaaataaattattaaatcgttTAAATACTTTGTGGAAAATAAAGATGTCCATGCAAAATCACTCGAAGCTTTTATCGCAACTGAAAGATTATTTGAACAAAGCTGgttatgataaaaatttacaaactaTCTTCTCTAAATATTGGTTAGATTTTCTACAAAGAGTAACATATTCAcaaataaatactttgaagAAGTTGTCAGCGCTTGAATTTTCTAAacatatgaataataataaagatttaGATACGAAACAAGGCGACGAtagtaaaatagaaaaagagaaggtaATATTGAATGCTCCAGAAGAAGAGACATTAACTACCAGCTCTGTTCAATATAAAAAA CAAATTCATGAAGATAATATACGTGAGAGTAAACTTCAAAACAAAGCAGTATCGCGAATTATTTCTGAGTTTCTTGGTGCACTGATATTtaattctgtacaaagtaaAACAGCCAGATTAGTCGTACCACCAAAGTGGAAAGTaaatattcacaaaaatatacCAAAACACAGTATCGCGTCTAGAACAAACCATGTCTTGAATACTATAATAACTGCTGAATCAACTGCTTCACGTTGGAGAAGGATCGAAGATTTATTAGCACACATTGATCAATATCCAGAAGCTAGACATTATGCGATTAAAGGAGGAGCAATAAGAGTATTGCTTAAAACTAGACAAAAGGTTAAAGATGAACAAACAAAAG CATCTATTAGAGAAGCATTAGCAGTATTGGGTTATACTGAACCATTGCCTGGCAGAGGTATTAGAATTCTTTCCATTGATGGTGGGGGTGTGCGTGGAGTATTAGTTATAGAAATGTTAAAGAAACTCGAGCAATTGACAGGCAAGAAAACTCATGAACTGTTTGATTACATATGTGGTGTGAGTACAGGAGCTATTCTTGCTGCTGCTTTAG GTGGACATAAACGAAAATCGTTGTTTCAAATATCTGAATTATACAAGGAACTAAGTACTGAAGTGTTTACTCAAAGTGCAATAAAAGGTACGAGTAATTTGGTATGGAGCCATGGATATTATGATACAGCGCTCTGGGAAAAATTACTAAAAGAGAATATAGGGGACAAAGTTCTTATAAAAACAGTTCATGATCCTGCTGCTCCAAAA ttttcagCTATATCTGCTGTTGTAAACCAAGAACGTGTAATGGCCTatgtatttagaaattatactTTACCTCATAGGGTCGAAAGTATATATTTAGGATCTCATAAACATAAATTGTGGGAAGCTATTAGAGCATCTGCAGCAGCGCCCAGTTATTTTGAAGAATTTAAATGTGGTGGATACCTTCATCAGGATGGAG GTATACTGGTAAATAATCCATGTGCAGTCGCATTACATGAAGCTAAAGAATTATGGCCAAATAATCCAATTCATTGTGTGGTTTCATTCGGAACTGGTCGCACGCCGAATCAAATTTATGACAACAGCAAAACGACAGAAATAGCGATTTCAAGTTGGAAAGacaagttttataaaattttggaTAGCGCGACTGATACCGAAG CTGTGCATATTATGTTGAACGATCTGCTGCCTGAAGACGTTTACTTCCGTTTCAATCCATATCTAACGGAGATGTTGTCGATGGTAGAAATACGTCCTGAGAAAATCAATCAACTAGAACAAGATGCAAGAATGTATATACGTAGAAATGAAGAAAAGTTTCAAAAAGCTGCTGAAGTTTTATTACAGAAGAGAAAACTCCAACAAAAAATCATGGATTGGGTTACATTACAAAGAAAAGTTTCAG ATTGA
- the Pmvk gene encoding phosphomevalonate kinase, which produces MKQCEFNMATDNIPDDREISYKGTFKPQIILLFSGKRKSGKDYITNALHERIGRDKSEIIRLSGPIKFHWAKSLGLDIDQLLGDGKYKENYRLEMAKWGENIRNEDYGYFCRAALEMYNAYSKPIWIVSDTRRKTDIQWFMENFKNICKTIRIESDDSIRKERGWIFTPGIDDSETECNLDDVDIWDLKVINNNESMEYILEQILKLIN; this is translated from the exons ATGAAGCAGTGCGAATTCAATATGGCGACTGACAATATTCCCGATGACCGTGAAATAAGCTATAAAGGAACATTCAAaccacaaataattttattattcagtgGTAAAAGAAAATCTGGGAAAGATTATATTACAAATGCTTTGCACGAAAG AATTGGACGTGATAAGAGTGAAATTATAAGACTGTCTGGACCAATTAAGTTTCACTGGGCTAAATCTCTTGGTCTGGATATCGATCAGCTTTTAGGAGAtggaaaatacaaagaaaattatcgCCTTGAAATGGCAAAATGGGGAGAAAACATCAGGAACGAAGATTATGGCTATTTTTGTCGTGCAGCTCTAGAAATGTACAACG CATATAGCAAACCTATATGGATAGTAAGTGATACAAGAAGAAAAACTGATATACAAtggtttatggaaaattttaaaaatatatgtaaaacaaTTCGCATTGAATCAGATGATTCAATTAGAAAGGAACGTGGCTGGATATTTACTCCAG GTATTGATGATTCAGAAACTGAATGTAATTTGGATGATGTAGATATATGGGATTTGAaagtgataaataataatgagaGCATGGAATATATATTAGAGCAAATAttaaaactaattaattag